The following coding sequences lie in one Ostrea edulis chromosome 8, xbOstEdul1.1, whole genome shotgun sequence genomic window:
- the LOC125661601 gene encoding uncharacterized protein LOC125661601 has protein sequence MVEVLVLVSLLIPSTILGIPQHGPGQTTGPTNGNPYLNYYRMLWQYWTLYNHGRMNINNGQRQQINPAMTNMGLHGTMANRGMSNLAHVDYNIFSKNKDDIYPVGHHKYEETYPKEKYPNKDVYSKHQDEEYTSSHYDTHPSKYHKDKYHKDKYHKDKYPMDYKHEKYSKNKHVGDYGWEDYKPGHRHGKYPNDKYPMDYKHEKYSKNKHVGDYGWEDYKPGHRHGKYPNDKYPMDYKHEKYSKNKHVGDYGWEDYKPGHRHGKYPNDKYPMDYKHEKYSKNKHVGDYGWEDYKPGHRHGKYPNDKYPMDYKHEKYSKNKHVGDYGWEDYKPGHRHGKYPNDKYPIKYKHDKYSKNKHVGDYGWEDYKPGHIHDKYHNDKYPIDYKHDKYSKNKHVGDYGWEDYKPGHRHGKYPPHHKDKYPMNYMYETHSKNKHVGDYVVDSYKPGHKHDKYPSKYPNDKYPISYKHEKYSKNKHVGDYGWEDYKPGHKHGKYPNYHHKDKYPHGYRDQKYKHHHSDGHTDYTADYHGFKSGKKDHIFDFGLPISGAREGTRGVGPAGLTGDALVNLGLQSSLTRQRSLDPEYNPIRPRGVHRSRAARGFPRSRAAGGLFDFGPFSGPSRKRHHKHDDYEHKYNKREYKTKKTGLYNNKREYKTEKTGHYSKKGKGSKRKTY, from the exons ATGGTGGAAGTCCTGGTATTGGTCAGTCTCTTGATTCCG AGTACTATTCTCGGAATACCACAACATGGACCAGGTCAGACGACTGGACCCACGAATGGAAATCCCTACCTTAACTATTACCGCATGTTGTGGCAGTACTGGACTCTGTATAACCACGGTAGAATGAACATCAACAATGGACAGCGACAGCAGATAAACCCAGCTATGACCAACATGGGATTACATGGCACAATGGCCAACCGAGGCATGTCCAATCTAGCCCATGTTGACTACAACATCTTCAGCAAAAATAAGGACGACATCTATCCAGTTGGACATCACAAATACGAAGAGACCTATCCAAAAGAAAAGTATCCGAATAAAGATGTCTACTCCAAGCATCAAGACGAAGAATACACGTCAAGTCACTATGATACGCATCCCTCTAAATATCACAAAGATAAATATCACAAAGATAAATATCACAAAGATAAATACCCAATGGATTACAAACACGAAAAATATTCCAAGAATAAACATGTTGGTGATTATGGATGGGAGGACTACAAGCCAGGTCACAGACATGGTAAATATCCCAATGATAAATACCCAATGGATTACAAACACGAAAAATATTCCAAGAATAAACATGTTGGTGATTATGGATGGGAGGACTACAAGCCAGGTCACAGACATGGTAAATATCCCAATGATAAATACCCAATGGATTACAAACACGAAAAATATTCCAAGAATAAACATGTTGGTGATTATGGATGGGAGGACTACAAGCCAGGTCACAGACATGGTAAATATCCCAATGATAAATACCCAATGGATTACAAACACGAAAAATATTCCAAGAATAAACATGTTGGTGATTATGGATGGGAGGACTACAAGCCAGGTCACAGACATGGTAAATATCCCAATGATAAATACCCAATGGATTACAAACACGAAAAATATTCCAAGAATAAACATGTTGGTGATTATGGATGGGAGGACTACAAGCCAGGTCACAGACATGGTAAATATCCCAATGATAAATACCCCATCAAATACAAACACGACAAATATTCCAAGAATAAACATGTTGGTGATTATGGATGGGAGGACTACAAGCCAGGTCACATTCATGATAAATATCACAATGATAAATACCCAATAGATTACAAACACGACAAATATTCCAAGAATAAACATGTTGGTGATTATGGATGGGAGGACTACAAGCCAGGTCACAGACATGGTAAATATCCTCCTCATCACAAAGATAAGTACCCCATGAACTACATGTACGAAACACATTCCAAGAATAAACATGTTGGTGATTATGTAGTGGATAGCTACAAGCCAGGTCACAAGCATGATAAATATCCCTCTAAATatcccaatgataaatatcccATCAGCTACAAACACGAAAAATATTCCAAGAATAAACATGTTGGTGATTATGGATGGGAGGACTACAAGCCAGGTCACAAACATGGTAAATATCCCAATTATCATCACAAAGATAAATATCCACATGGTTATCGGGATCAGAAATACAAACATCACCAttcagacggacatacagattATACTGCTGACTACCACGGTTTTAAATCCGGAAAGAAGGATCATATTTTTGACTTTGGATTGCCAATATCAGGCGCTAGAGAAGGGACCAGGGGAGTGGGTCCCGCAGGTTTGACAGGTGACGCTTTGGTCAATTTGGGTCTTCAGTCAAGTCTCACAAGACAGAGAAGCTTAGATCCAGAGTATAACCCAATACGTCCAAGAGGGGTCCATCGTTCACGTGCTGCAAGAGGGTTCCCTCGTTCACGTGCAGCAGGAGGATTGTTTGACTTTGGGCCATTTTCTGGACCATCAAGGAAACGACATCATAAGCACGACGATTATGAACATAAATATAACAAGAGAGAATACAAAACCAAGAAGACTGGACTCTATAACAACAAGAGAGAATACAAAACCGAGAAGACTGGACACTATAGCAAAAAGGGAAAGGGCAGTAAAAGGAAGACATATTAA